The Bombus fervidus isolate BK054 chromosome 1, iyBomFerv1, whole genome shotgun sequence genome includes a window with the following:
- the LOC139994305 gene encoding nuclear RNA export factor 2, protein MTNAEVVKNMSDWEPLRLTYIKPSFNTQESTLAARQDLWHKFILFGIGQYKATEMLRTVIVACEPEIILPVMYKEENPNKSTFLTKCSCSAIENLVKQGLCLTLSNGQELRIDIILGYTDSQSLQLNPNRIIAQALYYRYEPTKKVLNLDDFENEKSLNSIYCPISLPKILHFVLRCTKMGILSNNRDSRLPVRELTLRYNQITGIVFFEKFFNYHLTKLDLRHNQITDVEYLRYFSEFKISELWLDGNPLCAKYSKCQDYVQAVKNVFPHLQKLDGIVIGMEQKFVPNIQSNFLRDGTNTCLIKQFVKHFFTLYDQDDRQVMNGLYGRDALYSMTLGPVSNYIHKQLTKTFVTNRNLLKFVDYAKCQEFLLRGPEKIISALRNQPPTIHHFKTFYIDLLYEGEIHIAISVQGMFSFRDIHQCPPMFFNRTFMIMKKEDNEYCITNDQCYLDGTPANGTLSGNSEIRFESKGAPKFIPTVFSVSEKEQLLTFLHELTTMNMKFCHQYLEDANWDIRTAIVTFMNMYTVNNVPPEAFL, encoded by the coding sequence ATGACAAATGCAGAAGTTGTTAAAAATATGTCAGACTGGGAACCATTACGACTGACATATATTAAACCATCATTTAATACTCAAGAATCAACTTTGGCAGCACGACAAGATTTATGGcacaaattcattttatttggcATAGGACAATATAAAGCAACAGAAATGTTGAGAACTGTTATTGTTGCTTGTGAACCTGAAATTATATTACCCGTTATGTATAAAGAGGAAAATCCTAACAAAAGTACATTCCTGACAAAATGTAGTTGCAGCGCTATTGAAAATCTTGTAAAGCAAGGTTTATGTTTAACATTGTCAAATGGGCAAGAATTACGCATTGATATTATATTGGGATATACAGATTCTCAAAGTTTACAATTGAATCCTAATAGAATTATAGCACAGGCACTTTATTATAGGTATGAACCTACAAAAAAGGTATTGAACCTTGAtgattttgaaaatgaaaaatcattaAACTCAATATATTGTCCCATATCTTTACCTAAAATATTACACTTTGTCTTAAGATGTACTAAAATGGGTATTTTAAGCAATAATCGTGATTCACGGTTACCTGTTAGAGAACTGACTTTAAGATATAATCAAATTACAGGCATTGtctttttcgaaaaattttttaattatcatttaacCAAACTAGACTTACGTCATAATCAAATCACAGATGTGGAATACTTACGCTATTTTAGTGAGTTTAAAATAAGTGAACTTTGGTTGGATGGGAATCCACTGTGTGCAAAATACAGCAAGTGTCAAGATTATGTGCAAGcagtaaaaaatgtttttcctCATTTACAAAAATTGGATGGAATTGTAATAGGTATGGAACAAAAGTTTGTTCCTAATATTCAAAGTAACTTTCTAAGAGATGGTACAAATACTTGTTTGATCAAACAATTTGTGAAGCATTTTTTCACATTATATGATCAAGATGATAGACAAGTGATGAATGGTTTATATGGCAGAGATGCACTTTATTCTATGACTCTGGGACCTGTTTCAAATTACATTCATAAACAGCTAACTAAGACGTTTGTTACAAACAgaaatttactaaaatttgTTGATTATGCAAAGTgccaagaatttttattacgtgGACCAGAAAAAATCATTTCTGCGCTCAGAAATCAACCGCCTACGATACATCactttaaaacattttatatagatttattgTATGAAGGAGAGATTCACATTGCAATTTCTGTGCAAGGAATGTTCTCATTTCGAGACATTCACCAATGTCCACCAATGTTTTTCAATAGAACTTTTATGattatgaaaaaagaagataatgaATATTGCATTACTAATGATCAGTGTTATCTTGACGGAACACCTGCTAATGGCACTTTGTCAGGAAACAGTGAAATAAGGTTTGAATCAAAAGGTGCTCCAAAATTTATTCCAACAGTGTTTAGTGTTTCTGAAAAAGAACAATTACTTACATTTTTACATGAATTGACTACaatgaatatgaaattttgtcaCCAATATCTTGAAGATGCCAACTGGGATATTAGAACTGCTATTGTGACATTTATGAATATGTATACAGTCAACAATGTGCCACCTGAAGCTTTtctataa
- the Udt gene encoding protein undicht isoform X1 — MIKRLHLLLFCLYFICQVVYSIQQSSSCQIPLVIRGSWFSWENGRNTLTEINAETMTDRGRCVDMIEEYHVNYTFVFQHETCYHCVKLIVRTVNVLEKVEAYCVNLPGGVEPNVENVCKGLRPDQQLVTLFSENYVPVNCRSSLEGVWQFAYQNRFRFTGECNHPDAQIRSCQTAGTQFLITNQKFNITYKQCAGMKNTFEGVVEYSCLGDWFVDKNHFFAVANTKESRKDEKYRCFLKNRDDDLYIGVSITAECNTLKTVEKSPERLRVTPVKAEVVEPGCRLPEDMSGQWINTANIDADIFINETHIIETWYPDEGRYRRTIYVCRESRDTRVMMARLTVDGCQKDYVCFDFVRRHHNIIRYRRGIAVIKDDFHTVCSWVQFPNKEAWKYDLFLAKNPVPVRCPVAGKYMFAQKGDVLFETRILGGVTKSPRPNIYCKQNISDFSVCDTDQKEIAIDETYCLSVDHLGRPVDIYSLPDYKMQCIGFWKENLKSYLITYDELDPFSKYRCWVYQRADLNKVLMSQAIGPFCDLKQDVTSSNYTEGAAVALELQEYERERDQCPMYFDDGSNPWVVTENYIKIFHYGSGSIKTSSLYSFLFLTIGMIHIPLVET; from the exons ATGATTAAACGAttacatttacttttattttgtttatattttatatgccAAG TTGTGTATTCCATTCAACAATCAAGTTCTTGTCAAATTCCATTAGTTATTAGAGGATCTTGGTTTTCTTGGGAAAATGGAAGGAATACTTTAACAGAAATAAATGCTGAAACAATGACTGATCGTGGCAGATGCGTTGATATGATAGAAGAGTATCATGTTAATTATACATTTGTGTTTCAACATGAAACCTGTTATCACTGtgttaaattaattgttagaaCTGTAAATGTATTAGAAAAAGTTGAAG CATATTGTGTGAATCTACCCGGTGGTGTTGAGCCAAATGTGGAAAATGTATGTAAAGGGTTACGTCCTGATCAACAGTTAGTAACACTATTTTCAGAGAATTATGTCCCAGTAAACTGTAGATCTTCTCTTGAAGGAGTTTGGCAGTTTGCCTATCAG aatCGATTCAGATTTACAGGAGAATGCAATCATCCAGATGCTCAAATTAGATCATGTCAAACTGCCGGaacacaatttttaataactaatcaaaaattcaatataacgtacaaacaaTGCGCTGGTATGAAGAATACTTTTGAAGGAG TGGTAGAATACAGTTGTTTGGGAGATTGGTTTGttgataaaaatcattttttcgcGGTTGCAAATACGAAAGAATCTAGAAAAGACGAAAAATACCGATGTTTCCTAAAGAATCGCGATGATGATCTTTATATTGGTGTATCTATTACTGCAGAATGTAATACGTTGAAGACAGTTGAAAAAAGTCCAGAACGATTAAGGGTAACACCCGTTAAAGCGGAAGTGGTAGAGCCAGGATGCAGACTACCAGAAGATATGAGCGGACAATGGATAAACACTGCCAATATTGATGCagatattttcattaacgAAACGCATATAATTGAAACTTGGTATCCTGATGAAGGTCGTTATAGACGTACGATTTATGTTTGTCGCGAATCGAGGGATACCAGGGTGATGATGGCTAGATTAACTGTTGATGGATG tcAAAAAGATTATGTATGCTTTGACTTTGTACGTCGACATCATAATATTATCAGATATCGACGTGGTATTGCAGTTATTAAAGATGATTTCCATACAGTTTGTTCGTGGGTCCAGTTCCCTAACAAGGAAGCTTGGAAATATGATTTATTCTTAG CTAAGAATCCCGTACCAGTACGCTGTCCAGTGGCCGGAAAATACATGTTTGCTCAAAAAGGagatgttttatttgaaactagAATTTTAGGAGGTGTTACAAAGTCTCCACGtccaaatatttattgcaaacaaaACATTTCAGATTTTTCTGTATGTGATACTGACCAAAAGGAAATTGCCATTGATGAAACCTATTGTTTATCAGTAGATCATTTAGGAAGACCTGTGGATATCTACA gtCTCCCGGACTACAAAATGCAATGTATTGGATtttggaaagaaaatttaaaatcgtaTTTGATAACCTACGATGAGTTAGATCCTTTTAGTAAATATCGTTGCTGGGTATATCAAAGAGCAGATTTAAATAAAGTTCTCATGTCTCAAGCTATTGGACCATTCTGTGACCTTAAACAAGATGTTACAAGCAGTAATTATACTGAAGGTGCCGCAGTTGCGTTAGAGTTGCAG gaATATGAAAGGGAACGTGATCAATGTCCAATGTATTTCGATGACGGGAGTAATCCTTGGGTCGTAAcggaaaattatataaaaatatttcattatggTAGTGGAAGTATAAAAACTTCGTCTTTATAttcattcttatttttaacaataggTATGATTCATATACCGTTGGTTGAAACATAG
- the Udt gene encoding protein undicht isoform X2, with amino-acid sequence MIKRLHLLLFCLYFICQVVYSIQQSSSCQIPLVIRGSWFSWENGRNTLTEINAETMTDRGRCVDMIEEYHVNYTFVFQHETCYHCVKLIVRTVNVLEKVEAYCVNLPGGVEPNVENVCKGLRPDQQLVTLFSENYVPVNCRSSLEGVWQFAYQNRFRFTGECNHPDAQIRSCQTAGTQFLITNQKFNITYKQCAGMKNTFEGVVEYSCLGDWFVDKNHFFAVANTKESRKDEKYRCFLKNRDDDLYIGVSITAECNTLKTVEKSPERLRVTPVKAEVVEPGCRLPEDMSGQWINTANIDADIFINETHIIETWYPDEGRYRRTIYVCRESRDTRVMMARLTVDGCQKDYVCFDFVRRHHNIIRYRRGIAVIKDDFHTVCSWVQFPNKEAWKYDLFLAKNPVPVRCPVAGKYMFAQKGDVLFETRILGGVTKSPRPNIYCKQNISDFSVCDTDQKEIAIDETYCLSVDHLGRPVDIYSLPDYKMQCIGFWKENLKSYLITYDELDPFSKYRCWVYQRADLNKVLMSQAIGPFCDLKQDVTSSNYTEGAAVALELQEYERERDQCPMYFDDGSNPWVVTENYIKIFHYGSGSIKTSSLYSFLFLTIGYS; translated from the exons ATGATTAAACGAttacatttacttttattttgtttatattttatatgccAAG TTGTGTATTCCATTCAACAATCAAGTTCTTGTCAAATTCCATTAGTTATTAGAGGATCTTGGTTTTCTTGGGAAAATGGAAGGAATACTTTAACAGAAATAAATGCTGAAACAATGACTGATCGTGGCAGATGCGTTGATATGATAGAAGAGTATCATGTTAATTATACATTTGTGTTTCAACATGAAACCTGTTATCACTGtgttaaattaattgttagaaCTGTAAATGTATTAGAAAAAGTTGAAG CATATTGTGTGAATCTACCCGGTGGTGTTGAGCCAAATGTGGAAAATGTATGTAAAGGGTTACGTCCTGATCAACAGTTAGTAACACTATTTTCAGAGAATTATGTCCCAGTAAACTGTAGATCTTCTCTTGAAGGAGTTTGGCAGTTTGCCTATCAG aatCGATTCAGATTTACAGGAGAATGCAATCATCCAGATGCTCAAATTAGATCATGTCAAACTGCCGGaacacaatttttaataactaatcaaaaattcaatataacgtacaaacaaTGCGCTGGTATGAAGAATACTTTTGAAGGAG TGGTAGAATACAGTTGTTTGGGAGATTGGTTTGttgataaaaatcattttttcgcGGTTGCAAATACGAAAGAATCTAGAAAAGACGAAAAATACCGATGTTTCCTAAAGAATCGCGATGATGATCTTTATATTGGTGTATCTATTACTGCAGAATGTAATACGTTGAAGACAGTTGAAAAAAGTCCAGAACGATTAAGGGTAACACCCGTTAAAGCGGAAGTGGTAGAGCCAGGATGCAGACTACCAGAAGATATGAGCGGACAATGGATAAACACTGCCAATATTGATGCagatattttcattaacgAAACGCATATAATTGAAACTTGGTATCCTGATGAAGGTCGTTATAGACGTACGATTTATGTTTGTCGCGAATCGAGGGATACCAGGGTGATGATGGCTAGATTAACTGTTGATGGATG tcAAAAAGATTATGTATGCTTTGACTTTGTACGTCGACATCATAATATTATCAGATATCGACGTGGTATTGCAGTTATTAAAGATGATTTCCATACAGTTTGTTCGTGGGTCCAGTTCCCTAACAAGGAAGCTTGGAAATATGATTTATTCTTAG CTAAGAATCCCGTACCAGTACGCTGTCCAGTGGCCGGAAAATACATGTTTGCTCAAAAAGGagatgttttatttgaaactagAATTTTAGGAGGTGTTACAAAGTCTCCACGtccaaatatttattgcaaacaaaACATTTCAGATTTTTCTGTATGTGATACTGACCAAAAGGAAATTGCCATTGATGAAACCTATTGTTTATCAGTAGATCATTTAGGAAGACCTGTGGATATCTACA gtCTCCCGGACTACAAAATGCAATGTATTGGATtttggaaagaaaatttaaaatcgtaTTTGATAACCTACGATGAGTTAGATCCTTTTAGTAAATATCGTTGCTGGGTATATCAAAGAGCAGATTTAAATAAAGTTCTCATGTCTCAAGCTATTGGACCATTCTGTGACCTTAAACAAGATGTTACAAGCAGTAATTATACTGAAGGTGCCGCAGTTGCGTTAGAGTTGCAG gaATATGAAAGGGAACGTGATCAATGTCCAATGTATTTCGATGACGGGAGTAATCCTTGGGTCGTAAcggaaaattatataaaaatatttcattatggTAGTGGAAGTATAAAAACTTCGTCTTTATAttcattcttatttttaacaatag GTTATAGCTGA
- the LOC139995971 gene encoding protein FAM32A, protein MRATTDDDPYAHVAKGPLKLKNDQSVIKKKKNKEGKKKKLVEVTKIMEEEQSKVVEIKRTKAEIAFQKMQEKMQTERIKQKASMTHKQRVEEFNRHLDSLTEHFDIPKVSWTK, encoded by the exons atgCGAGCGACAACTGATGATGATCCATATGCTCATGTAGCAAAAGGACCATTGAAACTTAAAAATGATCAAAGTGTGATTAAAAA aaaaaagaataaagaaggtaaaaaaaagaaattagtaGAAGTGACAAAAATTATGGAAGAAGAACAATCTAAGGTAGTagaaattaaacgaacaaaAGCTGAAATAGCATTTCAAAAGATGCAAGAAAAGATG CAAACTGaacgaataaaacaaaaggCTTCAATGACACACAAACAACGGGTAGAAGAATTTAACAGACATTTAGACAGTTTAACAGAACACTTTGATATACCAAAAGTCAGCTGgacaaaataa